In Stigmatopora nigra isolate UIUO_SnigA chromosome 11, RoL_Snig_1.1, whole genome shotgun sequence, the following proteins share a genomic window:
- the adarb1b gene encoding double-stranded RNA-specific editase 1 isoform X2 has product MTLLSNGSTQNPGSYYCLIRRRFKRRRKKRSERKGAIAVRLLSGQDKPVTMDMDEEENMSSSSTDVKENRNLDNVSCKEGVGVAEQLPNGSGLGGRKRPLEEGSNGHAHSKFRAKKRKKTPGPILPKNALMQLNEIKPGLQYKLLSQTGPVHAPVFVMTVEVNGQTFEGMGPTKKKAKLNAAEKALRSFVQFPNASEAHLAMGRTLTVNTDFTSDQADFPDMLFNGFETPAIPEESFYVGSNGSSTLNSLGEYPLPTAPGSNLVQAPLPPPSAFSSPSSGKNPVMILNELRPGLKYDFVSESGESHAKNFVMSVTVDSQTFEGSGRNKKLAKARAAQAALTALFNMQLDQTPSRQPIPREGLQLHLPQVLADAVSRLVVDKFSELTDNFTSPHARRKVLAGVVMTTGTDVKEAQVICVATGTKCINGEYMSDRGLALNDCHAEIIARRSLMRYLYIQLEFFLGSKEEHQKSIFMHCEKGGFKLKDNIQFHLYISTSPCGDARIFSPHEAGVEDQGDRHPNRKARGQLRTKIESGEGTIPVRSSNTIQTWDGVLQGERLLTMSCSDKIARWNVVGIQGSLMSYFSEPIYFSSIILGSLYHADHLSRAMYQRIADIEDLPQQFTLNRPLLSGISNAEARQPGKAPNFSVNWTVGDSALEVINATTGKDDMGRASRLCKHALYSRWVRLHSKLSSVLRIKAPKPSSYHDAKQAALEYHSAKQALIKAFHKAGLGAWVKKPSEQDQFTLGS; this is encoded by the exons GTGCTATAGCTGTGAGGCTGCTCTCAGGTCAGGACAAACCCGTAACCATGGATATGGATGAGGAGGAGAATATGA GTTCGAGCAGCACAGACGTTAAGGAAAACCGAAACCTGGACAACGTGTCCTGCAAAGAAGGGGTGGGTGTGGCCGAGCAACTCCCCAATGGAAGCGGCCTGGGCGGTCGAAAGCGGCCCCTGGAAGAAGGAAGCAATGGTCACGCTCACTCCAAGTTCCGAGCCAAGAAGCGAAAGAAAACGCCAGGACCCATCCTGCCCAAGAATGCCCTGATGCAGCTCAATGAAATCAAACCGGGTCTCCAGTACAAACTTCTGTCCCAGACGGGACCTGTCCACGCGCCGGTTTTTGTCATGACCGTTGAGGTCAACGGACAGACCTTTGAGGGTATGGGTCCCACCAAGAAGAAGGCCAAATTGAACGCGGCGGAAAAAGCTCTGCGATCCTTTGTCCAGTTCCCCAATGCGTCTGAGGCACACCTGGCCATGGGGCGAACACTGACCGTCAACACGGACTTTACTTCCGACCAAGCTGACTTCCCAGACATGCTCTTCAACGGCTTTGAGACACCGGCCATACCCGAAGAGTCCTTCTATGTGGGTTCCAACGGTAGCAGCACTTTAAACTCTCTAGGGGAGTATCCACTCCCCACAGCACCTGGCAGCAACCTTGTCCAGGCGCCACTGCCCCCTCCTTCTGCATTCAGCTCGCCCTCCAGTGGCAAAAACCCTGTCATGATTCTCAATGAACTCAGGCCAGGCCTCAAATATGACTTTGTGTCAGAGAGCGGGGAAAGTCACGCCAAGAATTTTGTGATGTCGGTGACTGTGGACTCACAGACTTTTGAAGGCTCGGGGCGCAACAAGAAGCTAGCAAAGGCCCGGGCAGCGCAGGCCGCTCTCACAGCTCTCTTCAACATGCAACTTGACCAGACACCGTCCAGGCAGCCCATACCCAGAGAGGGACTACAGCTTCACCTGCCACAG GTTCTCGCCGATGCCGTCTCCCGACTGGTAGTGGATAAGTTCAGCGAACTGACGGACAACTTCACGTCACCCCACGCGCGCCGGAAAGTCTTGGCAGGCGTCGTCATGACAACAG GGACGGATGTCAAGGAAGCGCAGGTGATTTGTGTAGCGACGGGAACCAAATGCATCAACGGCGAGTACATGAGCGACCGTGGCCTGGCCCTAAACGACTGTCATGCCGAGATTATCGCCCGGCGCTCGCTCATGAGATACCTTTACATCCAGTTGGAGTTCTTCCTCGG CAGCAAAGAAGAGCATCAGAAGTCCATATTTATGCATTGTGAAAAAGGAGGCTTCAAGTTAAAGGACAATATTCAGTTCCACCTCTACATCAGCACGTCACCCTGCGGAGATGCCAGAATCTTCTCCCCGCATGAGGCCGGCGTGGAAG ACCAGGGAGACAGACACCCTAACCGGAAAGCCAGGGGGCAGCTTCGGACCAAGATCGAGTCTGGAGAGGGAACCATACCAGTTCGGTCTAGTAACACCATCCAGACGTGGGATGGTGTCCTCCAAGGGGAGCGGCTACTCACCATGTCGTGCAGCGACAAGATTGCCAG GTGGAATGTGGTGGGCATCCAGGGCTCCCTGATGAGCTATTTTAGCGAGCCCATCTATTTTTCCAGCATCATCTTAGGCAGCCTCTATCACGCCGACCACCTTTCCAGAGCCATGTACCAGCGCATCGCCGATATCGAAGACCTCCCCCAGCAATTTACACTCAACAGACCCCTTCTAAGCG GTATAAGCAATGCCGAGGCCAGGCAGCCAGGCAAAGCGCCCAACTTTAGTGTGAACTGGACGGTGGGCGACTCCGCCCTAGAGGTGATCAACGCCACCACCGGCAAGGACGATATGGGCCGAGCATCAAGGCTTTGCAAGCACGCCCTATATAGCCGATGGGTGCGCCTCCACTCCAAG CTTTCGTCCGTGTTGCGGATCAAAGCGCCGAAGCCGTCTTCCTACCACGACGCCAAGCAGGCAGCGCTCGAGTACCACTCGGCTAAGCAGGCGCTCATCAAGGCCTTCCACAAGGCGGGCTTGGGGGCATGGGTCAAGAAGCCCAGCGAGCAAGACCAATTCACGCTTGGCTCCTGA
- the adarb1b gene encoding double-stranded RNA-specific editase 1 isoform X1, with protein sequence MTLLSNGSTQNPGSYYCLIRRRFKRRRKKRSERKGAIAVRLLSGQDKPVTMDMDEEENMSSSSTDVKENRNLDNVSCKEGVGVAEQLPNGSGLGGRKRPLEEGSNGHAHSKFRAKKRKKTPGPILPKNALMQLNEIKPGLQYKLLSQTGPVHAPVFVMTVEVNGQTFEGMGPTKKKAKLNAAEKALRSFVQFPNASEAHLAMGRTLTVNTDFTSDQADFPDMLFNGFETPAIPEESFYVGSNGSSTLNSLGEYPLPTAPGSNLVQAPLPPPSAFSSPSSGKNPVMILNELRPGLKYDFVSESGESHAKNFVMSVTVDSQTFEGSGRNKKLAKARAAQAALTALFNMQLDQTPSRQPIPREGLQLHLPQVLADAVSRLVVDKFSELTDNFTSPHARRKVLAGVVMTTGTDVKEAQVICVATGTKCINGEYMSDRGLALNDCHAEIIARRSLMRYLYIQLEFFLGSSKEEHQKSIFMHCEKGGFKLKDNIQFHLYISTSPCGDARIFSPHEAGVEDQGDRHPNRKARGQLRTKIESGEGTIPVRSSNTIQTWDGVLQGERLLTMSCSDKIARWNVVGIQGSLMSYFSEPIYFSSIILGSLYHADHLSRAMYQRIADIEDLPQQFTLNRPLLSGISNAEARQPGKAPNFSVNWTVGDSALEVINATTGKDDMGRASRLCKHALYSRWVRLHSKLSSVLRIKAPKPSSYHDAKQAALEYHSAKQALIKAFHKAGLGAWVKKPSEQDQFTLGS encoded by the exons GTGCTATAGCTGTGAGGCTGCTCTCAGGTCAGGACAAACCCGTAACCATGGATATGGATGAGGAGGAGAATATGA GTTCGAGCAGCACAGACGTTAAGGAAAACCGAAACCTGGACAACGTGTCCTGCAAAGAAGGGGTGGGTGTGGCCGAGCAACTCCCCAATGGAAGCGGCCTGGGCGGTCGAAAGCGGCCCCTGGAAGAAGGAAGCAATGGTCACGCTCACTCCAAGTTCCGAGCCAAGAAGCGAAAGAAAACGCCAGGACCCATCCTGCCCAAGAATGCCCTGATGCAGCTCAATGAAATCAAACCGGGTCTCCAGTACAAACTTCTGTCCCAGACGGGACCTGTCCACGCGCCGGTTTTTGTCATGACCGTTGAGGTCAACGGACAGACCTTTGAGGGTATGGGTCCCACCAAGAAGAAGGCCAAATTGAACGCGGCGGAAAAAGCTCTGCGATCCTTTGTCCAGTTCCCCAATGCGTCTGAGGCACACCTGGCCATGGGGCGAACACTGACCGTCAACACGGACTTTACTTCCGACCAAGCTGACTTCCCAGACATGCTCTTCAACGGCTTTGAGACACCGGCCATACCCGAAGAGTCCTTCTATGTGGGTTCCAACGGTAGCAGCACTTTAAACTCTCTAGGGGAGTATCCACTCCCCACAGCACCTGGCAGCAACCTTGTCCAGGCGCCACTGCCCCCTCCTTCTGCATTCAGCTCGCCCTCCAGTGGCAAAAACCCTGTCATGATTCTCAATGAACTCAGGCCAGGCCTCAAATATGACTTTGTGTCAGAGAGCGGGGAAAGTCACGCCAAGAATTTTGTGATGTCGGTGACTGTGGACTCACAGACTTTTGAAGGCTCGGGGCGCAACAAGAAGCTAGCAAAGGCCCGGGCAGCGCAGGCCGCTCTCACAGCTCTCTTCAACATGCAACTTGACCAGACACCGTCCAGGCAGCCCATACCCAGAGAGGGACTACAGCTTCACCTGCCACAG GTTCTCGCCGATGCCGTCTCCCGACTGGTAGTGGATAAGTTCAGCGAACTGACGGACAACTTCACGTCACCCCACGCGCGCCGGAAAGTCTTGGCAGGCGTCGTCATGACAACAG GGACGGATGTCAAGGAAGCGCAGGTGATTTGTGTAGCGACGGGAACCAAATGCATCAACGGCGAGTACATGAGCGACCGTGGCCTGGCCCTAAACGACTGTCATGCCGAGATTATCGCCCGGCGCTCGCTCATGAGATACCTTTACATCCAGTTGGAGTTCTTCCTCGG CAGCAGCAAAGAAGAGCATCAGAAGTCCATATTTATGCATTGTGAAAAAGGAGGCTTCAAGTTAAAGGACAATATTCAGTTCCACCTCTACATCAGCACGTCACCCTGCGGAGATGCCAGAATCTTCTCCCCGCATGAGGCCGGCGTGGAAG ACCAGGGAGACAGACACCCTAACCGGAAAGCCAGGGGGCAGCTTCGGACCAAGATCGAGTCTGGAGAGGGAACCATACCAGTTCGGTCTAGTAACACCATCCAGACGTGGGATGGTGTCCTCCAAGGGGAGCGGCTACTCACCATGTCGTGCAGCGACAAGATTGCCAG GTGGAATGTGGTGGGCATCCAGGGCTCCCTGATGAGCTATTTTAGCGAGCCCATCTATTTTTCCAGCATCATCTTAGGCAGCCTCTATCACGCCGACCACCTTTCCAGAGCCATGTACCAGCGCATCGCCGATATCGAAGACCTCCCCCAGCAATTTACACTCAACAGACCCCTTCTAAGCG GTATAAGCAATGCCGAGGCCAGGCAGCCAGGCAAAGCGCCCAACTTTAGTGTGAACTGGACGGTGGGCGACTCCGCCCTAGAGGTGATCAACGCCACCACCGGCAAGGACGATATGGGCCGAGCATCAAGGCTTTGCAAGCACGCCCTATATAGCCGATGGGTGCGCCTCCACTCCAAG CTTTCGTCCGTGTTGCGGATCAAAGCGCCGAAGCCGTCTTCCTACCACGACGCCAAGCAGGCAGCGCTCGAGTACCACTCGGCTAAGCAGGCGCTCATCAAGGCCTTCCACAAGGCGGGCTTGGGGGCATGGGTCAAGAAGCCCAGCGAGCAAGACCAATTCACGCTTGGCTCCTGA
- the adarb1b gene encoding double-stranded RNA-specific editase 1 isoform X3: MDMDEEENMSSSSTDVKENRNLDNVSCKEGVGVAEQLPNGSGLGGRKRPLEEGSNGHAHSKFRAKKRKKTPGPILPKNALMQLNEIKPGLQYKLLSQTGPVHAPVFVMTVEVNGQTFEGMGPTKKKAKLNAAEKALRSFVQFPNASEAHLAMGRTLTVNTDFTSDQADFPDMLFNGFETPAIPEESFYVGSNGSSTLNSLGEYPLPTAPGSNLVQAPLPPPSAFSSPSSGKNPVMILNELRPGLKYDFVSESGESHAKNFVMSVTVDSQTFEGSGRNKKLAKARAAQAALTALFNMQLDQTPSRQPIPREGLQLHLPQVLADAVSRLVVDKFSELTDNFTSPHARRKVLAGVVMTTGTDVKEAQVICVATGTKCINGEYMSDRGLALNDCHAEIIARRSLMRYLYIQLEFFLGSSKEEHQKSIFMHCEKGGFKLKDNIQFHLYISTSPCGDARIFSPHEAGVEDQGDRHPNRKARGQLRTKIESGEGTIPVRSSNTIQTWDGVLQGERLLTMSCSDKIARWNVVGIQGSLMSYFSEPIYFSSIILGSLYHADHLSRAMYQRIADIEDLPQQFTLNRPLLSGISNAEARQPGKAPNFSVNWTVGDSALEVINATTGKDDMGRASRLCKHALYSRWVRLHSKLSSVLRIKAPKPSSYHDAKQAALEYHSAKQALIKAFHKAGLGAWVKKPSEQDQFTLGS; encoded by the exons ATGGATATGGATGAGGAGGAGAATATGA GTTCGAGCAGCACAGACGTTAAGGAAAACCGAAACCTGGACAACGTGTCCTGCAAAGAAGGGGTGGGTGTGGCCGAGCAACTCCCCAATGGAAGCGGCCTGGGCGGTCGAAAGCGGCCCCTGGAAGAAGGAAGCAATGGTCACGCTCACTCCAAGTTCCGAGCCAAGAAGCGAAAGAAAACGCCAGGACCCATCCTGCCCAAGAATGCCCTGATGCAGCTCAATGAAATCAAACCGGGTCTCCAGTACAAACTTCTGTCCCAGACGGGACCTGTCCACGCGCCGGTTTTTGTCATGACCGTTGAGGTCAACGGACAGACCTTTGAGGGTATGGGTCCCACCAAGAAGAAGGCCAAATTGAACGCGGCGGAAAAAGCTCTGCGATCCTTTGTCCAGTTCCCCAATGCGTCTGAGGCACACCTGGCCATGGGGCGAACACTGACCGTCAACACGGACTTTACTTCCGACCAAGCTGACTTCCCAGACATGCTCTTCAACGGCTTTGAGACACCGGCCATACCCGAAGAGTCCTTCTATGTGGGTTCCAACGGTAGCAGCACTTTAAACTCTCTAGGGGAGTATCCACTCCCCACAGCACCTGGCAGCAACCTTGTCCAGGCGCCACTGCCCCCTCCTTCTGCATTCAGCTCGCCCTCCAGTGGCAAAAACCCTGTCATGATTCTCAATGAACTCAGGCCAGGCCTCAAATATGACTTTGTGTCAGAGAGCGGGGAAAGTCACGCCAAGAATTTTGTGATGTCGGTGACTGTGGACTCACAGACTTTTGAAGGCTCGGGGCGCAACAAGAAGCTAGCAAAGGCCCGGGCAGCGCAGGCCGCTCTCACAGCTCTCTTCAACATGCAACTTGACCAGACACCGTCCAGGCAGCCCATACCCAGAGAGGGACTACAGCTTCACCTGCCACAG GTTCTCGCCGATGCCGTCTCCCGACTGGTAGTGGATAAGTTCAGCGAACTGACGGACAACTTCACGTCACCCCACGCGCGCCGGAAAGTCTTGGCAGGCGTCGTCATGACAACAG GGACGGATGTCAAGGAAGCGCAGGTGATTTGTGTAGCGACGGGAACCAAATGCATCAACGGCGAGTACATGAGCGACCGTGGCCTGGCCCTAAACGACTGTCATGCCGAGATTATCGCCCGGCGCTCGCTCATGAGATACCTTTACATCCAGTTGGAGTTCTTCCTCGG CAGCAGCAAAGAAGAGCATCAGAAGTCCATATTTATGCATTGTGAAAAAGGAGGCTTCAAGTTAAAGGACAATATTCAGTTCCACCTCTACATCAGCACGTCACCCTGCGGAGATGCCAGAATCTTCTCCCCGCATGAGGCCGGCGTGGAAG ACCAGGGAGACAGACACCCTAACCGGAAAGCCAGGGGGCAGCTTCGGACCAAGATCGAGTCTGGAGAGGGAACCATACCAGTTCGGTCTAGTAACACCATCCAGACGTGGGATGGTGTCCTCCAAGGGGAGCGGCTACTCACCATGTCGTGCAGCGACAAGATTGCCAG GTGGAATGTGGTGGGCATCCAGGGCTCCCTGATGAGCTATTTTAGCGAGCCCATCTATTTTTCCAGCATCATCTTAGGCAGCCTCTATCACGCCGACCACCTTTCCAGAGCCATGTACCAGCGCATCGCCGATATCGAAGACCTCCCCCAGCAATTTACACTCAACAGACCCCTTCTAAGCG GTATAAGCAATGCCGAGGCCAGGCAGCCAGGCAAAGCGCCCAACTTTAGTGTGAACTGGACGGTGGGCGACTCCGCCCTAGAGGTGATCAACGCCACCACCGGCAAGGACGATATGGGCCGAGCATCAAGGCTTTGCAAGCACGCCCTATATAGCCGATGGGTGCGCCTCCACTCCAAG CTTTCGTCCGTGTTGCGGATCAAAGCGCCGAAGCCGTCTTCCTACCACGACGCCAAGCAGGCAGCGCTCGAGTACCACTCGGCTAAGCAGGCGCTCATCAAGGCCTTCCACAAGGCGGGCTTGGGGGCATGGGTCAAGAAGCCCAGCGAGCAAGACCAATTCACGCTTGGCTCCTGA